The Calderihabitans maritimus genomic interval ATCCAGAAGAACCGGGAAACCCTTGACAATATCCGCCTGTGGGATTGGAGACCTTTGCAGGAGACATACAAGCAACTTCAGGAACTTCGGCTTTATTACGATTTTGAAAACGTGGATGTGGACAGATACACTGTAAACGGAAAATATCGTCAGGTGATGCTGGCCGCCAGGGAAATGAATCAAGAACAACTGCCCGGTAGGGCGAAGACCTGGGTTAACCGGCGCCTTCGGTATACCCACGGCTACGGACTGGTAATGAGTCCGGTAAATGAGGTTAGCCCCGAAGGACTGCCAAACTTTTTCATTAAAGATATTCCTCCGCGGGCAACCTCAGACGACCTTAACGTAGTACGACCGGAGATCTATTACGGAGAACTGACTAATGAATATGTCGTCGTGGGGACCAAAACGGAAGAATTTGATTATCCTTGGGGAGATAGCAATGTTGATACCCGTTATGAAGGTGAAGGGGGCGTGCCTCTCAGCTCTCTTTGGAGACGTTTAGTCTACGCCTGGAAACTTGGGGATTACAAATTGTTGCTTAGCGGTTCCCTGACTTCTGAAAGCCGCATCATGTATGTAAGGAATATTCATGACCGGGTCAGAAAAGTTTTTCCCTATCTACTCTATGACCCTGACCCCTACCTGGTAGTGAGCAACGGCAGGCTTTACTGGATACAAGATGCTTATACAGTAACCGATATGTATCCTTATTCGGAACCAGTCCCAAATTTAGGTAATTATATTCGGAATTCCGTCAAAGTGGTTATTGATGCATATAACGGGCAGGTAGAATACTATATTGTAGATTCATCTGATCCAATAGCAAAAACGTACAGCTCGATTTTCCCCGGTTTATTCCGGACACTTGAGGAAATGCCTGCTGATTTAAGAAACCATATGCGTTACCCGGAACTGCTTTTCCGAATACAAGCTGAAGTTCTGACTTCCTACCATATGACAAATCCTCGAGTGTTCTACAATAAAGAAGATGTCTGGAATATCCCACAGGAAATTTTTGCCGGAAAGAGCCAGGAAATGGAGCCTTATTATACGATCATGAAGCTTCCCGGTTCGGAAAGACCCGAATTTGTGCTAATGCTGCCCTTTACTCCTTCAAAAAAGAATAACATGGTAGCTTGGTTGGCTGCCCGTAGCGACCAACCAAATTACGGAAAGCTTATTCTGTTTAAGTTTCCGAAAGATAAAAGAGTGTTTGGTCCCCTGCAGATTGAAGCTAGGATTGACCAGGATTCCGAGATTTCCCAACAGCTGACCCTATGGAATCAGAGGGGTTCACAGACGATCAGGGGGAATTTACTGGTACTGCCGATAGAAAATTCGATTCTCTACGTGGAACCTCTGTTCCTACAGGCAGAAGAAAGTAAACTGCCTGAATTCAAAAGAGTAATTGTTGTTTTTGAAGAAAAAGTGGTGATGGCGGAGACTCTGGAAGAGGCTTTACGCCGACTTTTTGGTCAAGAACAAGTAGTACCTCCAGAAAGACCTGAGCTGTCGAAAAAACCTGAGGAGGAACCGGTAGCACTGCCACTGCAGGAAATGGTTCAGAAAGCCCTTCAGCTTTTCAACCAAGCCCAGGACAGGTTACGCGCTGGAGACTGGGCAGGTTATGGAGAATTTCTAAAAGAACTGGAGGATACACTCCAACAGATGGCTCGACAAGTCGAATAGGTGCCTAACTTTTTTCCTAAAAATAACCATGCTGTGGAAAAGTGGAAAAAGTTGTGGATAATAAGTAATGATTATTATTATTAGACAATTTCCAACAAATTCCTTCAGATTATGTCAATGGTTGAAGTGGCCTGAAAAGGGTTGGTAGATTTATGAGACTTTCGGAGACGGCAAAGATTATATTGGAACGGCGGTATTTGCGAAAGAAGGCGGACGGGTCCAGAGAGACTATCGAGGAGTTGTTCTACCGGGTAAGTAATGCTGTGGCTGCTGCAGAAAAAATGATAAATCCCCAGCTATCTTCAACGCAAGTAAATAAGATCAGAGATACGTTTCTTCAAATGTTAACGAGTCTCGATTTTTTGCCCAACAGCCCTACCTTGATGAATGCCGGAACGAAGTTGGGTCAGCTGGCGGCCTGCTTTGTCTTACCAGTGGAGGACAGTATCGAGGGGATTTTCAATGCGGTTAAGGAGGCAGCTCTTATTCAGAAAAGCGGGGGTGGAACCGGGTTTTCCTTCTCGCGAATTCGTCCCAAAGGTGCCCCCGTGACCAGTACGGGCGGAATTGCTTCCGGGCCACTACCGTTTATTAAAGTTTTTGACAGTGCAGCGGAGGCCATTCGGCAGGGAAGTGCGCGCAGCGGAGCCAACATCGCTGTTTTACGGGTAGATCACCCGGACATAAAAGAATTTATATCTCTCAAGAGCAAACCGGGAACGCTGCGAAACTTCAATATCTCTGTTGGCTTGACCAAAGAATTTATGGAGGCCCTAGAAAATGACGGTTTCTACAACCTTCACTTCAACGGTAAGGTCTATAACCGTTTTAAGGCCTGGGATGTTTTCTCGCTGATCGTGGAACATGCCTGGAGCAACGGCGAACCTGGAATCATCTTTTTGGACCGCCTGAACGAGGGTAACCCAACCCCCGCGCTGGGTGAAATCGAAGCAACCAACCCCTGCGCGGAACAGCCGCTACTGCCGTATGAAGCCTGCAACCTGGGCTCCATCAACCTTTCCAATATGGTTAGAAACGGGCAGGTGGACTGGGGACATTTAGCCGAGACGGTAGAGTGGTCTGTCAGGTTTTTGGATAACGTCATCGAGATCAATAAATTTCCACTGAAGAAGATCACCGAGATGGTCCAGAGCAACCGGAAAATAGGCCTTGGGGTGATGGGATGGGCGGATATGCTGTTTAAGCTGCGCTTGCCCTACAACAGCAACCAGGCGGTGGAACTGGCGGAGAAGGTGATGGCCTTTATCCAAGAAAAAGCCCATGCCGTCTCTAGCGCTTTGGCTGAAAAAAGGGGAGACTTCCCAAACATTGATATCAGTGTTTACCGCGGCCAGCGCCGGCGCAATGCCACCTGTACTACCATTGCCCCTACCGGTACCATCAGTATGATTGCCGGGACTTCTCCCGGCATTGAACCGGTCTTTGCTTTGGTACAAACGCGAAGAATCTTGGATGATTATGCGGTCACCCAGATGAATCCGGTTTTTGAAAAATACTTGACTGAGAATTTTGAGAGGACGACGAGAGACAGAATCCTGCAAGAAGTGAAGCGCAGGGGAAGTCTACAGCAGGTAGAAGGTGTACCGGAAGAGATGAAAAGGGTGTTTGTTACCGCCTGGGATATTTCCCCCGAGTGGCATGTCAGAATGCAGGCGGCCTTTCAGGCTCACTGTGATAACGCTGTTTCCAAAACCATCAATCTCAGGCCCACGGCAACCAAGGAAGAAGTTAGGAAGGCCTTTCTGATGGCCTATCATTTAGGGTGCAAAGGCTGCACGGTGTACAGGGCAGGAACCCGGGAGGAGGATGTGGTCGTGCCGGGAGCCTGTTGCAATTGTCGATAAGGTGCCAAGGTAAGGGGTTTGGTATTATTCTGTACCATCCTAGGGCAAGGGGACAACTTCAACCGGCTAAGCCGGCATTTTTTGTACTAACCTTTCCGCGCGCATATGGAGAAGCAATGTCTGGAGCGGTTAACTCATATGGATAACTTTGAAGCCGTGCCTTTCGAATTCAGCCGCAATCTTTCTGCCATCGGCGACGTTCAGACGCAAGACAACTTGAGATTTTCCCGGAGAGGTCTGGCGGGTAGCCACGTTAATAATATTTATGCCGGCTTCTTTAATAATTCCGGCCAATTCGTGAAGTACGCCTACCTTGTCCTCTACCTCCACAGTGATTCTTGTGCCGGGTCGACGGAAGCCGAAGAGATTGACTATCGCTTCGAATAAATCAGTCTGGGTAATTATCCCCACCAACTTATCGTTTTCTACTACCAACAAATCTCCAATTTTATGTTCTCTCATAATGGTGGCTGCTTCTTCAATGGGAGTGTCGGGAGCGACGCAGATAGGATTTCTAATCATCACTTCCCCGACCTTCATCTTAGAAATGAGATAATTGAGCTCAAAAACGCTGAGGGAGGTAGCCGGGGAAGGAGATACTTTGAGCAAATCATGTTCTGTAACTAGTCCAAGAAGTCTGTTCTTTTTCAGTCACGGGCAACCGCCGGATGTTATGGCGTTTCATCAATTCCAGGGCATCCAAAACAGACAGGTCCTTTGGCACAGTGATGGGGTTCACGGTCATATGATCACGTACAAACACGTTAATCACCTCCGAATAAGTCTCGGTACTAAAATATTCGCCAAACAGAAGCCGTATCCTTCGTGAGTTATTGCCTTTTTTTAGGTTCAATAAAGGAATATGCCATTGTTGTCTAGAATACTGGTGCTGAAGAGCAATACTTACCGAGGCAAGGGGGATAAAAATGGGTAAGGAGGCCGTAAAATACCTATCGTATGAGCCAAAGGTAAATTATGATCTGTGCAAATGCTGCCGGATTTGTGTAAGCTTTTGTCCCCAACATGTGTTGACAGTTGGTGAAAAGGGATATCCCGAGCGAACTTTTGCTGAGCGCTGTACAGGCTGCCGGCAGTGCTTTTATCGATGTCCCGACTTTGCTATTGAAGTGGAGGTGAAGTCCAGTTGAACTCGCTAAAATTCTGGCAGGGTAATGAGGCATGCGTTTACGGTGCTATAGATGCCGGTGCCAGGTTTTACGCCGGATATCCTATCAGCCCGTCGACTGAAATCGCGGAGCTTTCATCCCGTATTCTACCCGATTACGGGGGGATTTACGTCCAGATGGAAGACGAAATTAGCGGAATAGCCGCAGTTATTGGCGCGAGCCTAAGCGGGATGAAAGCTTTTACGGCTACCAGCGGGCCCGGCTTTTCCCTTATGCAGGAAAACATCGGATTTGCCATAATGGCCGAAGTTCCCTGTGTTATAATTAATGTTCAACGTTATGGTGTGGCCACCGGGGTGGCTACCCAACCTGCTCAAAGTGATGTCATGCAGGCCCGCTGGGGTACGCACGGAGACCATGGAGCAATTGTAATCGCACCCAGCTCGGTACAAGAATGCTACGATCTAACGGTAGAAGCCTTTAATGCGGCGGAACGATTTTGTCATCCTGTAATTGTTCTCACTGATGCTGCTTTGGCTCATCTCCGAGAGCAGGTGAAGATACCTGGTCCCTCCCAATTAAGAATCGTCGAGCGCCAGCGACCTTCCGGTCCCGCAACTGATTACAAACCTTATGCTCCTGATGAAAAACTGGTTCCGCGTTTATCCAGCTTTGGAGACGACTATATTTTACGAGTTACCGGACTGGTACACGATGAGAGGGGTTACTCCACGGCTAACCCAGAAGTTGCTCGCAATCTGACCCAAAGGTTGGTCGAAAAAATAGAAAAATTTGCTGACGAACTGCCTCAGCCCTTGGTATACGGCGAAGAAGATGCAGATATTGTTCTCATATCTTACGGAATGTCGGCGCGAGCGGCTCGCAAAGCCCAGGCTATGGCAGAGGATAGAGGTATTGCGGTAAAGACCATACAACTCAGAACTCTCTGGCCTTTTCCGGAAGCTAAGGTCCGGGAAGTTTGTTCAGGAGCAAAAGTGGTTATGGTACCGGAAATGAACCTGGGGCAGATGGTACTGGAAGTAGAAAGGGTTGTCGGATCGTTGGCTGAAGTGAAACGGGTGAGCCGTACCGATACGATTGTAATTACACCGGAAGAGATACTCAAAATGATTGAGGAGGTAGCCGCATGAGTCCCAAGGAAGTTCGTTACGGCGATTATATTGCCTGGGAAAACTTGCCCCATCTCTGGTGTGCCGGCTGTGGACATGGGGTAATTCTGAAAGCCATAACCATGGCTGCGGCTGAATTGGCTATTCCAAAAGAAAAGTTAGTTTTGGCTACGGGTATAGGTTGTTCCGGTAGGAGCGGGGACTACGTAACCTGTCACCGTTTTCAAGGAACCCATGGTAGAACGCTGGCTTTTGCTACCGGAATAAAACTTGCCCGCCCCGATGTGACGGTGATTTGTTTAATGGGGGATGGAGATGGAGCAGCCATCGGGGGTAATCACCTGCTGCATGCCGCCCGTCGTAATATCGATGTAACTGCCGTGATCGCCAACAACCTTAATTATGGAATGACCGGAGGCCAGTTTTCTCCCGCTACACCGTTGGGCAGTGTTACTAGTACTTCCCGCAGCGGCAAGACAGAAGCTACCATGGACCTCTGTGCATTGGCAGACGTAGCTGGAGCCAATTTTGTCGCCCGTACAACTGTTTATCATGTCCGGGAGGTACAGCGGTTTATAGAAAGGGCAATAAAGACGAAAGGATTTTCAATGGTAGAGGTTTTGACGCCCTGCCCGACCTATTACGGCCGTTACAATGAAATAGGAGACAGCGTGGGAATGCTTAACTGGTTCAAAAACCGAACACTGCCTTTAGAAAAATATCAGGCTCTGCCGCCGGAGGAAAAGAAAAACTACTTCTGGCGGGGAATTATGGTGGAAAGGGAACGCCCCGATTTTCTTGAGACCTACCGGTCATCGGTGGCAAGGAGGTCGAATTGATGGGAAAGCGTTGGGAAATAATTCTTAGTGGCATCGGTGGACAGGGATTGGGACTCGGAGGAAGGATCCTGGCAGAAGCAGGAGGAATTGACCGAGGATTATACGTCGCTCAGACTCAAAGCTACGGAGCCAGAGCCCGCGGTGGATACAGCCAGTCTTC includes:
- a CDS encoding UPF0182 family protein gives rise to the protein MKIKWLVTAVISAALVLILMITSGVDLYTDWLWFKTLGKDQVFLISLTSDWGLRAVLFIILFVVFFTNLLLTRKSVLRPDMTLVGDNVISFKTYLIQRFLTPRRLLWLYAIIAFILAAFFSSLASGQWLMVQSYLHKSSFGISDPILGKDVGFYVFELPFYRYVYSLAVLALVVSGLLVTMVYFVANPGDFYYFQLGKPAPFKLHLSVLVALLLGLKAWGYRLAIYDLLRSPRGVTFGASYTDVYAHLPSLKILSLLALVAAIVIIINVFTRNIRLVVGSIILLLAGSVLLGNVYPALVQKFKVEPDEFAVEEPFLKHNIRFTRSAYNLDQMEEKTFPVMNDLSWEDIQKNRETLDNIRLWDWRPLQETYKQLQELRLYYDFENVDVDRYTVNGKYRQVMLAAREMNQEQLPGRAKTWVNRRLRYTHGYGLVMSPVNEVSPEGLPNFFIKDIPPRATSDDLNVVRPEIYYGELTNEYVVVGTKTEEFDYPWGDSNVDTRYEGEGGVPLSSLWRRLVYAWKLGDYKLLLSGSLTSESRIMYVRNIHDRVRKVFPYLLYDPDPYLVVSNGRLYWIQDAYTVTDMYPYSEPVPNLGNYIRNSVKVVIDAYNGQVEYYIVDSSDPIAKTYSSIFPGLFRTLEEMPADLRNHMRYPELLFRIQAEVLTSYHMTNPRVFYNKEDVWNIPQEIFAGKSQEMEPYYTIMKLPGSERPEFVLMLPFTPSKKNNMVAWLAARSDQPNYGKLILFKFPKDKRVFGPLQIEARIDQDSEISQQLTLWNQRGSQTIRGNLLVLPIENSILYVEPLFLQAEESKLPEFKRVIVVFEEKVVMAETLEEALRRLFGQEQVVPPERPELSKKPEEEPVALPLQEMVQKALQLFNQAQDRLRAGDWAGYGEFLKELEDTLQQMARQVE
- a CDS encoding adenosylcobalamin-dependent ribonucleoside-diphosphate reductase, translating into MRLSETAKIILERRYLRKKADGSRETIEELFYRVSNAVAAAEKMINPQLSSTQVNKIRDTFLQMLTSLDFLPNSPTLMNAGTKLGQLAACFVLPVEDSIEGIFNAVKEAALIQKSGGGTGFSFSRIRPKGAPVTSTGGIASGPLPFIKVFDSAAEAIRQGSARSGANIAVLRVDHPDIKEFISLKSKPGTLRNFNISVGLTKEFMEALENDGFYNLHFNGKVYNRFKAWDVFSLIVEHAWSNGEPGIIFLDRLNEGNPTPALGEIEATNPCAEQPLLPYEACNLGSINLSNMVRNGQVDWGHLAETVEWSVRFLDNVIEINKFPLKKITEMVQSNRKIGLGVMGWADMLFKLRLPYNSNQAVELAEKVMAFIQEKAHAVSSALAEKRGDFPNIDISVYRGQRRRNATCTTIAPTGTISMIAGTSPGIEPVFALVQTRRILDDYAVTQMNPVFEKYLTENFERTTRDRILQEVKRRGSLQQVEGVPEEMKRVFVTAWDISPEWHVRMQAAFQAHCDNAVSKTINLRPTATKEEVRKAFLMAYHLGCKGCTVYRAGTREEDVVVPGACCNCR
- a CDS encoding CBS domain-containing protein yields the protein MIRNPICVAPDTPIEEAATIMREHKIGDLLVVENDKLVGIITQTDLFEAIVNLFGFRRPGTRITVEVEDKVGVLHELAGIIKEAGINIINVATRQTSPGKSQVVLRLNVADGRKIAAEFERHGFKVIHMS
- a CDS encoding CBS domain-containing protein, which gives rise to MFVRDHMTVNPITVPKDLSVLDALELMKRHNIRRLPVTEKEQTSWTSYRT
- a CDS encoding 4Fe-4S dicluster domain-containing protein, coding for MGKEAVKYLSYEPKVNYDLCKCCRICVSFCPQHVLTVGEKGYPERTFAERCTGCRQCFYRCPDFAIEVEVKSS
- a CDS encoding 2-oxoacid:acceptor oxidoreductase subunit alpha, translating into MNSLKFWQGNEACVYGAIDAGARFYAGYPISPSTEIAELSSRILPDYGGIYVQMEDEISGIAAVIGASLSGMKAFTATSGPGFSLMQENIGFAIMAEVPCVIINVQRYGVATGVATQPAQSDVMQARWGTHGDHGAIVIAPSSVQECYDLTVEAFNAAERFCHPVIVLTDAALAHLREQVKIPGPSQLRIVERQRPSGPATDYKPYAPDEKLVPRLSSFGDDYILRVTGLVHDERGYSTANPEVARNLTQRLVEKIEKFADELPQPLVYGEEDADIVLISYGMSARAARKAQAMAEDRGIAVKTIQLRTLWPFPEAKVREVCSGAKVVMVPEMNLGQMVLEVERVVGSLAEVKRVSRTDTIVITPEEILKMIEEVAA
- a CDS encoding thiamine pyrophosphate-dependent enzyme, with amino-acid sequence MSPKEVRYGDYIAWENLPHLWCAGCGHGVILKAITMAAAELAIPKEKLVLATGIGCSGRSGDYVTCHRFQGTHGRTLAFATGIKLARPDVTVICLMGDGDGAAIGGNHLLHAARRNIDVTAVIANNLNYGMTGGQFSPATPLGSVTSTSRSGKTEATMDLCALADVAGANFVARTTVYHVREVQRFIERAIKTKGFSMVEVLTPCPTYYGRYNEIGDSVGMLNWFKNRTLPLEKYQALPPEEKKNYFWRGIMVERERPDFLETYRSSVARRSN